The Pecten maximus chromosome 12, xPecMax1.1, whole genome shotgun sequence genome includes a region encoding these proteins:
- the LOC117339255 gene encoding uncharacterized protein LOC117339255: protein MSGDGSIVPSIFLEPQSTIGAQDLLRLGVKYYGFIRKRGQLERTLLQIPVLKLIVTKWRQKFMVISKGCLYIYHDEFATSPFQSVSLRGYDQVVREKAQDSDRMKSFRLFSKEQQGRKQFTFGSASEDDRKKWMKTLKEEMLLANEAVEEEDEDSNDFNEQDDEPEDEYTYLEKQVKVKIYPPVIPPRTVAAKPKTSSKANNKTKQPEPESDSDSDYDKITEGELAQIRSSRPPLPAIPEPEQKIKVQVRTKPKPLPAAKPLLNKQVSRDDFEFKGSDRIQVQRILSARTSGTYLVRQSRTNDNEVLSVQTVDGLKEFRIFEKDGQYSIDHKVFFKTLELLLQHYSKAELPNRHDSLNRGYSCTDLTVPM from the exons GAGCTCAGGATCTATTACGCCTAGGAGTCAAATATTATGGATTCATCCGAAAACGTGGGCAATTAGAAAGAACCCTACTGCAAATACCGGTTCTAAAATTAATAGTAACAAAAT GGCGGCAAAAGTTTATGGTGATTTCCAAAGGATGCTTGTACATTTACCACGACGAGTTTGCTACGTCACCGTTCCAATCAGTTTCACTAAGGGGATACGACCA AGTCGTGAGGGAAAAAGCACAAGACTCAGACCGCATGAAAAGCTTTAGACTATTTTCGAAAGAACAGCAGGGACGCAAACAGTTTACGTTTGGATCGGCAAGTGAGGATGATCGCAAG AAATGGATGAAAACCTTGAAagaagaaatgttgttagccaacGAAGCTGTTGAAGAGGAAGATGAAGA TTCTAATGATTTCAATGAACAAGACGACGAACCGGAAGATGAATACACTTACCTTGAAaagcaggtcaaggtcaaaatatatCCTCCAGTAATACCACCAAGAACTGTCGCCGCGAAACCAAAGACTTCAAGTAAAGCTAACAACAAAACGAAACAGCCAG AACCGGAAAGTGATTCGGATTCGGATTATGATAAGATAACTGAAGGGGAACTAGCCCAAATACGGAGTTCACGACCCCCCTTACCAG CCATTCCTGAACCAGAACAAAAGATTAAAGTTCAGGTGCGAACGAAACCTAAGCCCTTACCCGCAGCTAAACCACTACTT AATAAACAAGTATCCAGAGACGATTTTGAGTTTAAAGGTTCAGATCGTATACAGGTTCAAAG AATTCTTTCAGCAAGAACTTCGGGAACGTACTTAGTCCGCCAATCAAGAACGAACGATAATGAA GTATTATCAGTTCAAACCGTTGACGGCTTGAAAGAATTTAGAATTTTTGAAAAG GATGGCCAATATAGTATAGATCACAAAGTCTTCTTCAAGACATTAGAGCTGCTCCTTCAGCACTACAGTAAAGCTGAACTTCCCAATCGCCATGACTCTCTCAACAGAGGATACAGCTGTACCGATCTTACTGTGCCAATGTAA